Proteins from a genomic interval of Armatimonadia bacterium:
- a CDS encoding AraC family transcriptional regulator has protein sequence MPRSPLTPLPTAENLRSRFESLGRGYSQSWGLCCLLTDANGLVLAQVGDCKSGCDRESECNRERRRALREALRWGEPTMMLCQHGMILWAVPVMYNADLLGGLMSAAPDPSLPEESPQLTPTQIRQAALDLLAKAEEANLTNGALLELRRAAAQRESRRAEAIHALKERGHHTLRDVYLVEEPALIAAIKRGDRASARESINRVLVGLYFLGRERPELLKSLLLELVVMMSRSAVEAGGDPAALLGANYSSFAELASLEGEEELCAWLVGMLERIMDAIHTHHSYPISALVGAAVQYMEEHLGEDLNRDEVARRACLSPAHFSRVVKQTYGQSFTDLLTQMRVDKARERLTLSEDSIIQIALDCGFSDQSYFTKVFKKLAGQTPGEYRRSQQTMR, from the coding sequence CCAGAGCTGGGGTCTGTGCTGCCTGCTGACAGACGCCAATGGCCTCGTGCTGGCCCAGGTTGGCGACTGCAAGTCTGGCTGCGACCGTGAGAGCGAGTGCAACCGCGAGCGGCGACGGGCACTTCGTGAGGCCCTGCGTTGGGGCGAGCCGACGATGATGCTGTGTCAGCATGGCATGATCCTGTGGGCCGTGCCGGTGATGTACAATGCCGATCTCCTGGGCGGGCTGATGTCTGCAGCGCCCGATCCCAGTCTCCCTGAGGAGTCGCCGCAACTCACCCCGACGCAGATCCGCCAGGCTGCCCTGGACCTGCTCGCGAAGGCCGAGGAGGCCAACCTCACCAACGGTGCGCTGCTCGAGCTCCGGCGTGCGGCCGCGCAGCGTGAGTCACGGCGGGCGGAGGCGATTCATGCTCTCAAGGAGCGCGGGCATCATACCCTTCGCGACGTGTACTTGGTCGAGGAGCCTGCACTGATCGCGGCGATCAAGCGGGGCGATCGTGCGTCGGCAAGGGAGAGCATCAACCGCGTCCTCGTCGGCCTGTACTTCCTCGGCCGCGAGCGACCCGAGTTGCTCAAGAGCCTGCTGCTGGAGCTTGTGGTGATGATGTCGCGCAGCGCCGTGGAGGCCGGTGGCGATCCGGCAGCGCTCCTCGGCGCGAACTACTCTTCCTTCGCCGAACTGGCAAGCCTTGAAGGTGAGGAGGAGCTCTGCGCCTGGCTGGTGGGGATGCTGGAGCGCATCATGGACGCCATCCACACTCACCACAGCTACCCCATCAGCGCCCTCGTCGGTGCGGCTGTGCAGTACATGGAGGAGCATCTGGGTGAAGACCTCAACCGAGACGAGGTCGCCCGAAGGGCCTGCCTTTCGCCCGCCCACTTCAGCCGCGTGGTGAAGCAGACCTACGGCCAGTCCTTCACCGACCTGCTGACCCAGATGCGCGTGGACAAGGCTCGCGAACGCCTTACTCTCAGCGAAGACAGCATCATCCAGATCGCGCTCGACTGCGGCTTCAGCGACCAGAGCTACTTCACCAAGGTGTTCAAGAAGCTCGCGGGGCAGACCCCTGGCGAGTACCGCCGCAGTCAGCAGACCATGCGATAG
- a CDS encoding uroporphyrinogen decarboxylase family protein: MGRTLCQQLAEQGAILPIGTDLVLREKPDPEALLLDGTELGAVLVEAAARYHTPLAMPLMDLELEKQYLLKMLGVPIHERATYHFSECPGAEALETVKAAVNDPLTPRMQATVEAVARVAQEPDLIPVGMCIGPFSLMTKLLSDPILPIAMAASGVTAEEDAEIRRVEECLELATRVVLRYADAQIKAGARLMFVAEPAANKVYLSPRMIEAGSDIFERYVMRYNLRLRSLLAAWDVGLVFHCCGELTDYMVDQFTKIEPEMLSLGSSRCLWEDAQIVPEHIVLFGNLPSKRFYSDADMPVDQVSAMAAELQQKMHATGHPFILGTECDVLSVPGCHDTIVSKVEAMMQVPAAV; the protein is encoded by the coding sequence ATGGGACGCACTCTCTGTCAGCAACTCGCCGAACAGGGGGCCATCCTCCCCATCGGCACCGACCTCGTTCTGCGCGAGAAGCCCGATCCTGAGGCCCTTCTGCTCGACGGCACTGAGTTGGGCGCCGTCCTTGTCGAGGCGGCAGCGCGCTACCATACACCGCTGGCGATGCCGCTCATGGACCTGGAACTGGAGAAGCAATACCTGCTGAAGATGCTCGGGGTTCCGATCCACGAGAGGGCAACCTACCACTTCAGCGAGTGCCCCGGCGCTGAGGCCCTGGAAACCGTCAAGGCCGCCGTCAACGATCCGCTGACCCCACGCATGCAGGCCACCGTCGAGGCCGTTGCCCGCGTCGCCCAGGAACCCGACCTCATCCCGGTGGGAATGTGCATCGGCCCCTTCTCGCTCATGACCAAGCTGCTCAGCGACCCGATCCTCCCGATTGCCATGGCTGCGAGTGGAGTCACTGCCGAGGAAGACGCCGAGATCCGCAGGGTCGAGGAGTGCCTTGAACTGGCGACGCGGGTAGTCCTGCGCTACGCCGACGCCCAGATCAAGGCCGGTGCGCGACTGATGTTCGTTGCCGAACCGGCCGCCAACAAGGTCTACCTCTCGCCCCGAATGATCGAGGCAGGTTCGGACATCTTCGAGCGCTATGTGATGCGCTACAACCTGCGACTGCGCTCCCTGCTCGCCGCCTGGGATGTGGGCCTGGTGTTCCACTGCTGCGGCGAGCTGACCGACTATATGGTCGATCAGTTCACCAAGATCGAGCCGGAGATGCTGAGCCTGGGAAGCTCCCGGTGCCTGTGGGAGGATGCGCAGATCGTCCCGGAGCACATCGTCCTGTTCGGCAACCTGCCCTCCAAACGCTTCTACTCTGATGCCGACATGCCGGTCGATCAGGTCTCCGCGATGGCTGCGGAGCTCCAGCAGAAGATGCACGCGACGGGGCACCCCTTCATCCTTGGGACGGAGTGCGACGTCCTCAGCGTTCCCGGTTGCCATGACACCATCGTCTCGAAGGTCGAGGCAATGATGCAGGTCCCGGCAGCCGTCTAG
- a CDS encoding M14 family zinc carboxypeptidase, whose protein sequence is MHFDLPPDHVEEPSSIPNFWVSALEDIDQFFHQNVRRGTVETLGTSAGGRPIRAISYGQARKGQGTTTFSGSLGYGDVRAYLGPDHDKKVYLALGAVHGGEFEGVVGIVNLVSILETGSDLRGRPYPGIVEAAAAVDRLILIPVVNVDGRARLPMRMARFTDQDNSLHQYLNTGANLDGTNLGWPQCKEFIPLDFATIGFPGGYPNDAGVNLQHDDFFGKRQPETQALLDLCARERPDLILNMHTGAPPRNYYTRMHRPFLEPRLQETFEALYRAVHGGLTEAGLQGTRDMALETDVSAMPVGTYNLDTALNLHCGALAVLIEAPSHGFAGLDREGSVVVQTPDLILDAQLVCHCEALRFLGQTGGRSRWLPGR, encoded by the coding sequence ATGCACTTCGACCTTCCGCCCGATCACGTGGAGGAGCCGTCGTCGATCCCCAACTTCTGGGTCAGCGCCTTGGAGGACATCGACCAGTTCTTCCACCAGAACGTGCGCCGAGGTACTGTGGAGACCCTGGGCACCTCTGCTGGTGGTCGCCCGATACGCGCAATCTCCTATGGCCAGGCTCGCAAGGGCCAGGGCACGACGACCTTCTCCGGTTCGCTCGGGTACGGTGACGTTCGCGCCTACCTGGGACCCGACCATGACAAGAAGGTATACCTGGCCCTCGGAGCGGTGCACGGTGGTGAGTTCGAGGGCGTCGTGGGCATCGTGAACCTGGTCAGCATATTGGAGACCGGCTCTGACCTGCGTGGGAGACCGTACCCCGGAATCGTCGAGGCGGCGGCTGCGGTGGATCGGCTGATCCTCATCCCGGTGGTCAACGTCGACGGTCGGGCGCGGCTGCCGATGCGGATGGCCAGATTCACCGACCAGGACAACTCCCTTCACCAGTACCTGAACACCGGCGCGAACCTCGACGGCACGAACCTCGGCTGGCCGCAGTGCAAGGAGTTCATCCCGCTGGACTTTGCGACGATCGGATTCCCGGGCGGCTACCCGAACGACGCCGGTGTGAACCTCCAGCACGATGACTTCTTCGGCAAGCGGCAGCCGGAGACACAGGCCTTGCTGGACTTGTGTGCCCGCGAGCGGCCGGACCTGATCCTGAACATGCACACCGGCGCTCCTCCGCGCAACTACTACACGCGCATGCACCGACCCTTCCTCGAGCCACGGCTGCAGGAGACCTTCGAGGCGCTGTACCGAGCCGTCCACGGCGGGCTGACCGAGGCCGGACTGCAGGGCACTCGCGACATGGCGCTCGAGACCGACGTCTCAGCCATGCCAGTGGGAACCTACAACCTCGACACGGCTCTGAACCTGCACTGTGGAGCGCTGGCGGTGCTCATCGAGGCTCCCTCTCATGGGTTCGCCGGCCTCGACCGTGAGGGGAGCGTTGTGGTCCAGACGCCCGACCTGATCCTCGACGCCCAGCTAGTCTGCCATTGCGAGGCCCTGCGTTTCCTGGGTCAGACCGGCGGTCGCAGTCGCTGGCTACCGGGACGCTGA